A window from Corynebacterium urogenitale encodes these proteins:
- the aroB gene encoding 3-dehydroquinate synthase, translating to MPTITVSSGAPYDVHIDRGVDRAVEHIVNATPEVTKYLLIHQPALSARARQVAEELETRGAAVTLHEIADAEDGKTLAAAGRCWDLCAEAGLTRQDAIIGLGGGAATDLAGFIAATWMRGIKVVQYPTTLLAMVDAAVGGKTGINTAAGKNLVGSFHEPATVIVDLEVLDTLPEQEMVAGSAEIIKAGFIADTRILEIYEEDPAASLDPRGTLPELIQRAIQVKADVVSQDLRESHLREILNYGHTYGHAVEHHENYRWRHGHAVAVGMVFEAELAHAAGLLEASVVERHRQILASIGLPTQYDAADLDTLYGAMTRDKKNKNGNIRFVVIEKEGQPARLEGPSRDLLQAAYEATS from the coding sequence ATGCCAACCATTACTGTTTCCTCCGGCGCCCCCTATGACGTCCACATTGACCGTGGCGTGGATCGCGCCGTTGAACACATCGTCAATGCGACGCCAGAAGTAACTAAGTATCTGCTCATCCACCAACCAGCCCTATCGGCCCGTGCGCGACAGGTCGCCGAGGAGTTGGAGACCCGGGGAGCAGCTGTCACTCTGCACGAAATCGCCGATGCGGAAGACGGAAAGACCCTCGCAGCAGCAGGTCGCTGCTGGGATTTGTGCGCAGAAGCCGGATTGACGCGCCAGGATGCAATCATCGGCCTCGGAGGTGGAGCGGCCACCGACCTCGCGGGCTTTATCGCAGCGACGTGGATGCGGGGCATCAAGGTAGTGCAGTATCCGACTACTTTATTGGCTATGGTTGACGCGGCTGTGGGCGGTAAAACAGGGATCAACACCGCTGCGGGGAAGAACCTTGTGGGTTCTTTCCACGAGCCTGCAACCGTCATTGTCGATCTGGAAGTTCTGGACACGCTCCCGGAACAGGAAATGGTGGCTGGATCGGCGGAGATTATCAAGGCTGGTTTTATTGCCGATACGCGGATTCTGGAGATTTACGAGGAAGACCCAGCGGCAAGCCTCGACCCGCGTGGCACTCTTCCAGAGCTGATCCAGCGCGCCATTCAGGTGAAAGCCGATGTGGTTTCGCAGGATTTGCGGGAGTCTCACCTGCGAGAAATCCTCAATTACGGCCACACCTACGGCCACGCTGTGGAGCACCACGAAAATTACCGTTGGCGGCACGGCCACGCTGTCGCTGTCGGAATGGTGTTCGAGGCTGAGTTAGCTCACGCTGCGGGATTGCTTGAGGCTTCCGTCGTAGAGCGTCACCGGCAGATTCTGGCGTCGATCGGATTACCGACGCAGTACGACGCGGCCGACCTCGATACGCTCTACGGCGCAATGACCCGGGATAAGAAAAATAAAAACGGGAATATCCGCTTTGTCGTGATTGAAAAGGAAGGCCAGCCAGCGCGGTTGGAGGGACCGAGCCGCGACCTGCTCCAGGCAGCCTACGAGGCCACGTCCTAA
- a CDS encoding shikimate kinase — protein sequence MSPRVVLVGLPGSGKTTIGKRLANALATSLVDTDHMIEETYGKACGEVFSELGEEIFREVEAAAVAKALCTDGIVSLGGGAVVTEANREALKSQRVVYLHVSAEEGVRRTSGSTARPLLNISDPAARYAELIEQRSAFYEEVATLQVYSDGKEPQRVVTDILQYIEDDTLG from the coding sequence ATGAGCCCCCGTGTTGTGTTAGTTGGGTTGCCGGGAAGTGGCAAGACCACGATTGGCAAGCGCCTGGCGAACGCCTTGGCCACCTCTTTGGTCGATACCGACCACATGATTGAGGAGACATACGGCAAGGCCTGTGGTGAAGTCTTCAGCGAGCTGGGGGAGGAGATATTCCGTGAAGTGGAGGCCGCGGCTGTCGCCAAGGCTCTGTGCACTGATGGAATCGTCTCCCTCGGTGGTGGAGCCGTGGTCACTGAGGCGAATCGTGAGGCGCTCAAGAGCCAGCGAGTAGTTTATCTGCACGTCTCTGCGGAAGAAGGAGTCAGGCGAACCTCCGGATCCACGGCACGGCCGCTGCTCAATATCTCCGATCCTGCAGCGCGATACGCCGAGCTGATCGAGCAGCGTTCCGCCTTTTATGAGGAGGTCGCTACCTTGCAGGTGTATTCCGATGGTAAAGAACCACAGCGCGTGGTGACCGATATCCTCCAGTACATCGAAGACGATACGCTCGGTTAA
- the aroC gene encoding chorismate synthase — MLRWTTAGESHGQALISLVENLPSGLNVTREEVSYQLARRRLGYGRGARMKFEADEVTFLSGVRHGVTLGSPVAVMISNTEWPKWTTIMSSDPLDLEDEVVAKEMNSGRGAKLTRPRPGHADFAGMLKFDHDEARPILERASARETAARVAAATFARAVLREVCGVEVLSHVISIGASEPYTGPTPSFEDLEAIDSSEVRSFDKAAEESMIEEIKAAKKSGDTLGGIVEVVVKGLPVGLGSHTSGDERLDAQLAGALMGIQAIKGVEIGDGFAEARRRGSKAHDEMERTDHGVRRLSNRAGGVEGGMSNGEDLVVRAAMKPISTVPRALKTVDMSTGEAATGIHQRSDVCAVPAAGVVAEAMVALVLARAVLRKFGGDSVQETKRNFDNYCAQVSQRLRWDEQ; from the coding sequence ATGCTTCGATGGACTACCGCCGGTGAATCTCACGGCCAGGCTTTGATCTCTCTCGTGGAAAACCTGCCTTCGGGTCTCAATGTCACGCGCGAGGAGGTGTCCTATCAGCTGGCGCGTCGCCGCCTCGGATATGGCCGAGGTGCACGGATGAAGTTTGAGGCCGATGAAGTGACCTTCCTGTCTGGCGTACGACACGGAGTAACGCTCGGCAGTCCAGTCGCCGTGATGATTAGCAACACCGAATGGCCCAAGTGGACTACGATTATGTCTTCGGATCCCCTCGATCTTGAGGATGAGGTGGTGGCCAAGGAGATGAATTCCGGTCGCGGTGCCAAGCTCACGAGGCCACGCCCAGGGCATGCCGATTTCGCTGGAATGCTGAAGTTCGATCATGATGAGGCTCGTCCGATCCTCGAGCGTGCGTCCGCGCGAGAGACTGCAGCTAGGGTGGCCGCGGCAACTTTCGCCCGCGCGGTATTGCGCGAGGTGTGCGGTGTGGAGGTTCTTAGCCACGTGATCTCGATCGGTGCCTCCGAGCCGTACACGGGCCCAACTCCGTCGTTTGAGGATCTGGAGGCTATCGATTCCTCTGAGGTGAGGTCTTTCGATAAGGCGGCGGAGGAATCGATGATCGAGGAGATTAAGGCGGCGAAGAAGTCTGGCGATACTCTCGGAGGAATCGTTGAAGTCGTAGTGAAAGGCTTGCCTGTGGGGCTGGGCTCCCATACTTCTGGCGATGAACGCCTCGATGCGCAATTGGCCGGCGCGCTCATGGGAATTCAGGCGATCAAGGGCGTGGAAATTGGCGACGGCTTCGCGGAAGCTCGCAGGCGTGGCTCTAAAGCCCACGATGAAATGGAGCGTACCGACCATGGCGTGCGTCGACTGTCTAACCGCGCAGGTGGCGTAGAGGGCGGCATGAGCAATGGCGAGGACCTCGTCGTCCGCGCTGCGATGAAGCCGATCAGCACCGTGCCGCGTGCGCTGAAAACTGTGGATATGTCCACGGGTGAGGCAGCCACTGGTATCCATCAGCGCTCGGATGTCTGCGCTGTTCCGGCGGCTGGTGTGGTTGCTGAAGCGATGGTTGCGCTCGTGCTTGCGAGGGCCGTATTACGCAAGTTCGGTGGTGACTCCGTGCAGGAGACGAAGCGTAACTTCGATAATTACTGCGCTCAGGTCTCGCAGCGCTTGCGCTGGGATGAACAGTAA
- a CDS encoding prepilin peptidase: protein MGVIFSAGIAAWGTVIILFDATYQRIPNWLTIPGVVIIWTVCLCSTPIGVGSVNMWDLSPFAIVGGVCWWLQIVLLGAFGGRRLRAGAGDAKLALSVGTLAASTGLGALGWFATVGLAGAFGVLSAALCRRSGGVPQGPAMVAGTGAVALYATVCCA from the coding sequence ATGGGGGTTATTTTTTCTGCGGGGATCGCCGCGTGGGGGACGGTGATTATCTTATTCGACGCCACTTACCAGCGGATTCCCAATTGGCTCACCATCCCCGGAGTGGTGATTATCTGGACTGTTTGTCTGTGCTCAACGCCAATCGGTGTGGGCAGCGTAAACATGTGGGACTTGTCGCCCTTTGCCATCGTCGGCGGAGTGTGTTGGTGGCTGCAGATCGTGCTCCTTGGGGCATTCGGTGGACGCAGATTGCGTGCCGGAGCAGGTGATGCGAAGTTGGCCTTGAGTGTGGGAACTCTCGCTGCATCAACAGGTCTTGGCGCCCTTGGTTGGTTCGCCACTGTGGGATTGGCCGGCGCGTTCGGTGTCCTGTCCGCAGCACTATGTCGTCGTAGCGGTGGGGTTCCCCAGGGGCCGGCGATGGTGGCGGGAACGGGGGCGGTGGCTTTATACGCCACTGTGTGCTGCGCATAG
- a CDS encoding shikimate dehydrogenase, translating to MTTLRPELRPGIPSVLSVAEFLDTEAQWRAHAASQICAVLGRPIEHSLSPLLHNTGYEYAGIDSTYVRVEAGEGTEIRELLQRSSDSVRGFSVTMPGKTAALELSDVATERATRIGSANTLVRHEDGWLSDNTDVDGVTACLEYIAQSGSVRFAGSSAVVVGNGGTARPAVAALAAAGVEKITVLARSERALNLQSLVTEFGIKFAWKRLDDSAITDICAEASTVISTIPAHSAEPVVPVLIRAESIIDVIYDPYPTPLLKAAAERGLPHADGLRMLAGQAERQFEFFTGQRPPEGLLLKTVMESRQQS from the coding sequence ATGACCACGTTACGTCCTGAACTACGTCCCGGTATCCCATCGGTTTTAAGTGTCGCGGAATTCCTCGATACGGAGGCTCAGTGGCGTGCTCACGCGGCATCGCAGATCTGCGCGGTCCTAGGCAGGCCTATCGAACACTCCCTCTCACCGCTCTTGCATAACACCGGGTACGAGTATGCCGGTATCGATTCCACATATGTGAGGGTTGAGGCAGGAGAGGGCACGGAGATCCGTGAACTCCTGCAGCGCAGCTCGGACTCTGTTCGCGGTTTCTCTGTCACCATGCCAGGCAAAACGGCAGCTCTAGAGCTGTCTGATGTCGCAACCGAACGCGCTACTCGGATTGGTTCGGCGAACACCTTGGTGCGCCACGAGGACGGGTGGCTGTCCGACAATACCGACGTGGACGGGGTTACGGCGTGCCTTGAATACATCGCTCAATCCGGCAGCGTCCGCTTTGCGGGCAGCTCCGCTGTCGTGGTTGGCAATGGCGGTACTGCGCGCCCCGCAGTGGCAGCGCTCGCGGCAGCGGGAGTGGAAAAGATCACCGTGCTCGCGCGATCTGAGCGTGCTCTCAACTTGCAGTCCCTCGTGACTGAATTCGGGATAAAGTTTGCGTGGAAGCGCTTGGACGATAGCGCGATTACCGACATCTGTGCCGAGGCCTCGACCGTCATCTCCACTATTCCCGCACACAGCGCCGAACCTGTCGTACCTGTGTTGATCCGTGCGGAGTCCATCATCGACGTCATCTACGATCCTTACCCCACCCCGCTGCTGAAAGCTGCTGCTGAGCGTGGCCTTCCACACGCAGATGGCCTGCGTATGCTCGCTGGACAAGCGGAGCGTCAGTTCGAATTTTTCACTGGCCAGCGGCCACCTGAAGGCTTGTTATTGAAGACCGTTATGGAATCCCGTCAGCAGAGCTAA
- the mltG gene encoding endolytic transglycosylase MltG — MAVSRNMQPKYRRRRQWAGALAIALVILLVGVIGYVWYQRSVVAVRDYEGNGNGEVVMVRVDAGDSVASLAPQLVEDGVVGSRRALMQAADITQPQLQQGYYPLQKEMNAKAALSALTNDKNRRGVVDIPNGLTLDDVRVVGGETREGIYTLVSKQTCQDETTCVSPDELRDAVANTSPQELGVPEWAQDPVNARGNDPKRIEGLIVPGVHLFDPTVSPLEIMQDLLKDSAETMEGTGLVSSVEKIGLSPYEVITAASLVEREAPAGDFDKVARVILNRLDINQKLEFDSTVNYSIDEQEVATTDEDRERETPWNTYAKEGLPETPIASPGLEAIHAMENPAEGDWLYFVTVDLDGRTVFNREFSDHERAIEESRANGVLDSNR, encoded by the coding sequence ATGGCCGTGTCGCGCAACATGCAGCCGAAGTACCGTCGGCGCCGCCAGTGGGCTGGCGCATTGGCGATCGCCTTGGTCATACTCCTCGTGGGTGTCATCGGTTATGTCTGGTACCAACGCTCTGTGGTTGCCGTTCGTGATTATGAAGGCAACGGCAACGGGGAAGTGGTCATGGTCCGCGTCGATGCTGGCGACTCCGTGGCGAGTCTGGCCCCACAGCTCGTCGAAGACGGCGTGGTAGGTTCTCGCCGTGCTCTGATGCAGGCTGCTGATATCACCCAGCCTCAACTTCAGCAGGGCTACTACCCCCTGCAGAAGGAAATGAATGCGAAGGCTGCGCTCAGTGCGCTCACTAACGACAAGAATCGCCGAGGCGTCGTCGATATCCCTAACGGTTTGACGCTCGACGATGTACGTGTCGTGGGAGGAGAGACGCGCGAAGGCATCTACACCCTAGTTTCCAAACAGACCTGCCAGGACGAAACTACGTGCGTGTCCCCAGACGAGCTGCGCGACGCTGTCGCCAATACTTCCCCTCAGGAGCTCGGTGTTCCTGAGTGGGCACAAGATCCAGTCAACGCGCGCGGGAACGATCCGAAGCGGATTGAGGGCCTGATTGTGCCCGGCGTGCACTTGTTCGATCCGACGGTAAGCCCACTCGAAATCATGCAGGACCTGCTCAAGGACTCCGCTGAGACGATGGAGGGGACCGGTCTGGTCAGTTCCGTGGAGAAGATCGGGTTAAGCCCCTACGAGGTGATCACGGCAGCTTCACTCGTTGAACGTGAAGCCCCAGCCGGGGACTTCGACAAGGTAGCCCGCGTGATTCTCAACCGTTTGGACATCAACCAGAAGCTGGAGTTCGATTCGACGGTCAATTACTCGATCGACGAGCAGGAAGTAGCGACCACCGACGAGGATCGCGAACGGGAAACGCCGTGGAACACCTACGCCAAGGAGGGCCTGCCGGAGACGCCGATTGCCTCCCCTGGATTGGAAGCGATCCATGCGATGGAGAATCCTGCTGAGGGCGATTGGCTGTACTTTGTGACGGTCGATCTGGATGGACGGACGGTGTTCAACCGCGAGTTCTCGGATCACGAGCGAGCTATCGAGGAATCCCGCGCCAATGGCGTGCTGGACTCCAATCGCTAA
- the ruvX gene encoding Holliday junction resolvase RuvX, with protein sequence MAETEKPSLAEDPGRGRRIGVDVGSVRIGVAMSDPDGILASPVETVQAAVDGSDVQRVVELVRENSVVEVVVGLPVALRGNHTSSTYLAEEFAEDLREDLGDIPVRMVDERMSTMAATQAFQASGVSAKKGRKKIDQAAAVHILQGWLDARRRVISNN encoded by the coding sequence ATGGCGGAGACCGAGAAGCCGAGTCTCGCTGAGGACCCTGGACGTGGCCGGCGCATTGGCGTGGACGTGGGGTCCGTGCGTATTGGCGTAGCGATGAGCGATCCAGATGGCATCCTGGCGAGCCCAGTGGAAACAGTCCAGGCTGCCGTCGATGGCAGCGATGTTCAGCGCGTCGTGGAGCTTGTGCGGGAAAATTCCGTAGTTGAGGTTGTCGTGGGTCTGCCAGTCGCCCTCAGAGGCAACCACACGTCCAGTACTTACCTCGCCGAAGAGTTCGCGGAAGATCTGCGCGAAGACCTGGGTGATATTCCAGTACGGATGGTGGATGAGCGAATGTCCACGATGGCCGCCACCCAGGCCTTCCAAGCCTCCGGGGTGAGCGCGAAGAAGGGGCGGAAGAAGATTGACCAAGCTGCAGCCGTGCATATTTTGCAGGGGTGGCTTGATGCCCGCAGGCGTGTGATTTCCAACAATTGA